A portion of the Nitratidesulfovibrio termitidis HI1 genome contains these proteins:
- a CDS encoding response regulator has translation MRPHMFSIRVTLVWVALLAALPSFGVILYDSHRLASQLQSEAEASVTRAASSIAALQVRVADGARQTLTILAALPDVRQLDPVACESVFREVLAEDTTLLNLLALDANGDLVASGRQPLPPPGQSPFNLADRLYFRTALRDKRFSSGEYVLARTLHEATFHFALPLVDDEGRVYGVLAAPMRLDQYDGLFDKLNLPPGSVLSVTDHRGIRLSYHPRNSASPVGKAIRGEILDILRAMPDEGLFTRESSDGTVRLYGFTRVRLYPESGPYLNVMVGIPEETVLAPVRAARNRALLLLGSAMAVTLAVAWILGGRLLARPLSHIAATATRIGEGQLGARTGIRHDLGEIGQLAFSVDTMAAILASRQSEREAFTAELRDNETRYRTVFDSAMDAILLADADTGLILDANRAAQQVFGYPREELVGIHQRQLYPDRMHRNGFGGRFNTLREHPMEMPAEMPMRTKAGIERDMLVKARALRVGNRDVIVGMFHDITERRQSEQQLREVEARFRSIVEGAPLGLLLLTLDQAEHLRIEAVNPTADAALRITDRGMLGRRLTEALPGIAATNLPTIFGGIAGKGGTFNVTAHASAGWMPAGWSFADLWVFRTGNRQIAVMFADVTRRTRAEDELRQAKEAAEGANRSKSEFIAVMSHEVRTPVNGIMGMLQLLRGTSLSGDQEDCVDTALGASRNLLRILDDILDISRMEAGALPLVEEPFSMTQVTEPVHAMLAHQAKAKGLAFEVQAAPDLPPVLTGDAGRFRQVLVNLASNAVKCTDTGGVRVEIYPLPRCGMADRVSIHMAVIDTGIGFAPERLRTLFESYTTGSAATARPGGTGLGLAIVRRLTLLMGGTICVATAPGEGTEFHITLPLRAEDERPQAPRAVRRGAPTGMAPDASPGASPNEPGDAPPGGAGPAPEAARGPDVPPAPHRMATPPVADASAKAPSAAGDTAGGAAGDHAPEVAGTPPRILVVDDDEVNLVTAQRLLTRLGYTADRASSGRQALEMLGRDHYDAVLMDIQMPDMDGMEVTRHIRMREAVNPGATPPWVPVLALTAHAMLGDRERFLAAGMNDYLAKPIEIDQLDAQLRAQLRAQLHSQPRSRT, from the coding sequence ATGCGGCCGCACATGTTCTCCATCCGTGTCACCCTGGTCTGGGTCGCCCTTTTGGCGGCCCTGCCCTCGTTCGGGGTCATCCTGTACGACTCCCACCGTCTCGCCTCGCAGCTTCAGTCCGAGGCGGAGGCTTCGGTGACCCGGGCGGCCAGCAGCATCGCGGCCCTGCAGGTACGTGTGGCCGACGGAGCCCGCCAGACCCTGACCATCCTGGCCGCCCTGCCCGACGTGCGCCAGCTGGACCCGGTCGCCTGCGAGTCGGTGTTCCGGGAGGTGCTGGCCGAGGACACCACCCTGCTGAACCTGCTGGCCCTCGACGCCAACGGCGACCTCGTCGCCTCGGGACGCCAGCCGCTGCCTCCCCCCGGTCAGAGCCCCTTCAACCTTGCGGACCGCCTCTATTTTCGCACGGCGCTGCGCGACAAGCGCTTCTCCAGCGGCGAATACGTGCTGGCGCGCACCCTGCACGAGGCCACCTTTCACTTCGCGCTGCCGCTCGTGGACGACGAGGGACGGGTGTATGGCGTCCTTGCCGCACCCATGCGCCTGGACCAGTATGACGGCCTGTTCGACAAGCTGAACCTGCCCCCCGGCTCCGTCCTGAGCGTGACCGACCATCGTGGCATCCGCCTGTCCTACCATCCGCGCAACTCCGCCAGCCCGGTGGGCAAGGCCATCCGGGGAGAAATCCTGGATATCCTGCGCGCCATGCCGGACGAGGGGCTGTTCACCCGCGAAAGTTCCGACGGCACGGTGCGGCTGTACGGGTTTACCCGCGTGCGCCTGTACCCGGAATCCGGCCCCTACCTGAACGTGATGGTGGGCATTCCCGAAGAGACCGTGCTGGCTCCGGTGCGCGCCGCCCGCAACCGCGCCCTGCTGCTGCTCGGCAGCGCCATGGCCGTGACCCTGGCCGTGGCCTGGATCCTTGGCGGCAGGCTGCTGGCCCGGCCCCTGTCGCACATCGCCGCCACGGCCACCCGCATCGGCGAAGGGCAGTTGGGCGCGCGCACCGGCATCCGCCACGACCTGGGGGAAATCGGCCAGTTGGCCTTCAGCGTGGACACCATGGCCGCCATTCTCGCCAGTCGCCAGAGCGAGCGAGAGGCCTTCACCGCCGAACTGCGCGACAACGAGACCCGCTACCGCACCGTGTTCGACAGCGCCATGGACGCCATCCTGCTGGCCGATGCGGATACCGGCCTCATCCTGGACGCAAACCGGGCAGCCCAGCAGGTCTTCGGCTACCCGCGCGAAGAACTGGTGGGCATACACCAGCGCCAGCTGTACCCGGACAGAATGCACCGCAACGGTTTCGGGGGGCGCTTCAACACCCTGCGCGAACACCCCATGGAAATGCCCGCGGAAATGCCCATGCGCACCAAGGCCGGCATAGAACGCGACATGCTGGTCAAGGCCAGGGCACTGCGCGTGGGCAACCGCGACGTGATCGTGGGCATGTTTCACGACATCACCGAGCGCAGGCAGTCGGAACAACAACTGCGCGAGGTGGAGGCCCGATTCCGCTCCATCGTCGAAGGCGCCCCCCTGGGTCTCTTGCTGCTCACCCTGGACCAGGCCGAGCACCTGCGCATAGAGGCGGTGAACCCCACGGCCGACGCGGCCCTGCGCATCACCGACCGGGGCATGCTGGGACGGCGGCTGACCGAGGCCCTGCCCGGCATTGCCGCCACCAACCTGCCCACCATCTTTGGCGGCATTGCCGGCAAGGGGGGGACGTTCAACGTCACGGCCCACGCCAGCGCCGGGTGGATGCCCGCCGGGTGGTCCTTTGCCGACCTGTGGGTGTTCCGCACCGGCAACCGCCAGATCGCGGTCATGTTCGCCGACGTCACCCGACGCACCCGCGCCGAGGACGAACTGCGCCAGGCCAAGGAAGCGGCGGAGGGGGCCAACCGGTCCAAGTCGGAATTCATCGCGGTGATGAGCCACGAGGTGCGCACCCCCGTCAACGGCATCATGGGCATGCTGCAACTGCTGCGTGGCACCAGCCTTTCCGGCGACCAGGAAGACTGCGTGGACACGGCCCTGGGCGCCAGCCGCAACCTGCTGCGCATCCTTGACGACATCCTGGACATCTCGCGCATGGAAGCGGGCGCGCTGCCGCTGGTGGAGGAACCGTTCTCCATGACCCAGGTGACCGAACCCGTGCACGCCATGCTGGCCCATCAGGCCAAGGCCAAGGGGCTGGCATTCGAGGTGCAGGCCGCCCCGGACCTGCCGCCGGTGCTTACGGGCGACGCCGGGCGCTTCCGCCAGGTGCTGGTGAACCTGGCGTCCAATGCGGTCAAATGCACCGACACGGGCGGGGTACGCGTGGAGATATATCCGCTGCCGCGCTGCGGCATGGCTGATCGGGTTTCCATCCACATGGCGGTCATCGACACGGGTATCGGCTTCGCGCCGGAACGGCTGCGCACCCTGTTCGAAAGTTACACCACGGGCAGCGCGGCCACGGCCCGGCCCGGCGGCACGGGCCTGGGACTGGCCATCGTGCGGCGGCTCACCCTGCTCATGGGCGGCACCATCTGCGTGGCCACCGCCCCCGGCGAGGGCACCGAATTCCACATCACCCTGCCCCTGCGCGCAGAAGACGAACGCCCGCAGGCGCCCCGCGCGGTGCGGCGGGGCGCGCCGACAGGCATGGCACCGGACGCATCACCGGGCGCATCACCGAACGAACCTGGAGACGCTCCGCCGGGCGGGGCGGGGCCTGCTCCGGAAGCAGCCCGTGGCCCGGACGTCCCTCCGGCCCCTCACCGGATGGCAACGCCGCCGGTTGCGGATGCATCGGCAAAGGCGCCCTCTGCGGCAGGGGACACGGCAGGAGGCGCGGCGGGGGACCATGCGCCGGAAGTCGCCGGGACGCCGCCGCGCATCCTGGTGGTGGATGACGACGAGGTGAATCTGGTGACCGCGCAACGGCTGCTGACCCGGCTGGGCTACACGGCCGACCGCGCCTCCTCCGGGCGGCAGGCCCTGGAAATGCTGGGACGCGACCACTACGACGCGGTGCTCATGGATATCCAGATGCCCGACATGGACGGCATGGAAGTTACCCGGCACATCCGCATGCGCGAGGCCGTGAACCCCGGCGCCACCCCGCCGTGGGTGCCGGTGCTGGCCCTGACCGCCCACGCCATGCTGGGCGACCGCGAGCGCTTCCTGGCGGCGGGCATGAACGACTACCTGGCCAAACCCATAGAAATCGACCAGTTGGACGCCCAGTTGCGGGCCCAGTTGCGGGCCCAATTGCACAGCCAGCCGCGCAGCCGGACATAG